The proteins below are encoded in one region of Candidatus Moraniibacteriota bacterium:
- the rpsD gene encoding 30S ribosomal protein S4 gives MPNNIDSKCKLCRRAGEKLFLKGDRCLSPKCAMVRRPYAPGVHGHNPSRGGSEFGKQLAMKQKIKRLYGVMERQFRHHFDEVRNTPGITGDQLVSRLERRLDNVVYRLGFAASRAQAKQLVSHKMFSVNGTRINIASYEVRVGDMIELKQNKKEKQFFKNQEEILKNKKDVPHWLELNVAKQSGKMISMPSPQDVGVRVDAQMVVEYYSK, from the coding sequence ATGCCAAATAATATTGATTCCAAGTGTAAACTCTGTCGCCGTGCTGGCGAAAAACTCTTTCTCAAAGGAGATCGTTGTTTGTCGCCAAAATGTGCGATGGTACGTCGTCCGTACGCTCCTGGTGTGCATGGTCATAACCCGTCTCGTGGCGGAAGCGAATTCGGAAAACAGTTGGCAATGAAACAGAAAATCAAGCGTTTGTACGGTGTAATGGAACGACAATTCCGACATCATTTCGATGAAGTTCGCAACACGCCTGGCATCACTGGTGATCAGCTGGTATCTCGACTCGAACGTCGTTTGGACAATGTCGTGTATCGTCTCGGATTCGCTGCTTCTCGTGCACAAGCCAAACAACTCGTCAGTCACAAAATGTTTTCTGTCAATGGTACACGTATCAATATTGCTTCATACGAAGTCCGCGTAGGAGATATGATTGAACTGAAGCAGAATAAGAAAGAAAAGCAATTTTTCAAAAATCAGGAAGAAATTCTCAAAAATAAGAAAGATGTTCCACATTGGTTGGAGCTCAATGTTGCCAAGCAATCTGGAAAAATGATCTCGATGCCTTCACCTCAAGATGTCGGTGTCCGTGTCGATGCTCAGATGGTCGTCGAATATTATTCCAAGTAA
- the rpsK gene encoding 30S ribosomal protein S11, which produces METAKKVKKSKRQVLKGRVNIQCTYNNTIITISDLNGAVLGWSSSGHMSFKGAKKSTPYAATQVVADVTEKVKKYGIQELEVFVKGVGSGREASIRALSNNGFNLVGIKDLTAIPHNGCRPRRPRRI; this is translated from the coding sequence GTGGAAACAGCAAAGAAGGTCAAGAAATCAAAGCGTCAAGTTTTGAAAGGCCGAGTCAATATCCAGTGCACCTACAACAATACTATTATTACCATTTCTGATTTGAACGGTGCTGTTTTGGGTTGGTCCAGCTCAGGACATATGAGTTTCAAAGGTGCTAAGAAGTCTACTCCGTACGCAGCGACACAGGTTGTTGCAGATGTGACTGAAAAAGTGAAGAAATATGGCATTCAAGAACTGGAAGTATTTGTCAAAGGAGTAGGAAGTGGACGAGAAGCTTCTATCCGAGCTCTGTCAAACAACGGTTTCAATCTCGTCGGTATCAAAGATCTGACTGCTATCCCTCACAATGGTTGTCGTCCTCGCCGTCCTCGCCGTATTTAG
- the rpsM gene encoding 30S ribosomal protein S13, with protein MIRIAGINIPDNKRIEIALTYVFGIGLSTSQKILEELSIDVNTRTKDVSSEDANRLREVIEKKFRVEGELRHVVRGNIKRLKEIGCYRGTRHTKGLPSRGQRTKTNTRTVRGNTRKTMGSGRKKSSDKT; from the coding sequence ATGATAAGAATTGCCGGAATCAACATTCCAGATAACAAAAGAATAGAAATCGCATTGACGTATGTTTTCGGTATAGGTCTTTCTACGAGTCAGAAGATCCTCGAAGAACTCTCAATTGATGTGAATACTCGTACCAAAGACGTTTCTTCCGAAGATGCCAATCGTCTCCGAGAAGTAATCGAAAAAAAGTTTCGTGTAGAAGGTGAGCTTCGTCACGTTGTCAGAGGAAATATCAAACGTCTGAAAGAAATTGGTTGTTATCGTGGCACTCGACATACAAAAGGATTGCCATCTCGCGGTCAACGAACAAAGACAAATACCCGAACCGTACGCGGTAATACCCGTAAAACAATGGGTAGCGGTCGCAAGAAATCATCTGACAAGACATAA
- the rpmJ gene encoding 50S ribosomal protein L36 produces MKVRASVKKICAHCKIVKRRGKVFVICVTPKHKQRQG; encoded by the coding sequence ATGAAAGTAAGAGCTTCAGTAAAAAAAATTTGTGCTCACTGCAAAATTGTAAAACGCCGAGGAAAGGTGTTCGTTATTTGTGTGACTCCAAAACACAAACAACGCCAAGGATAA
- the infA gene encoding translation initiation factor IF-1, which yields MGNNKELIKVEGEVLETLPSTTFRVRLDNGHEVLAHISGRMRVHYIRLLPGDRVTLEMSPYDLSKGRIILRNK from the coding sequence ATGGGAAACAACAAGGAGTTGATCAAAGTCGAAGGAGAAGTTTTGGAAACTTTACCGAGTACGACATTTCGTGTTCGCCTCGATAATGGTCATGAAGTCCTCGCCCACATCTCTGGCCGTATGCGTGTCCACTATATTCGTCTTTTGCCAGGTGATCGTGTTACGCTCGAAATGAGCCCATATGATTTGAGTAAAGGAAGAATCATACTGCGCAATAAATAA
- the uppS gene encoding polyprenyl diphosphate synthase, with amino-acid sequence MNLKATNTIGESQYLPRHMVIIPDGNRRWATERGLEPWEGHEAGAKNTERLIREAKRLGIQEMTFWGSSLENLVKRPVLESKALLRIYETYFKELLESDDIHKDEVKIRFIGRWEEQFPSSLKKILYECIDATKNYNKHFLNFLLAYSGDDEMLNAVKTLSQSKDTEITRESLKNALLTRDLPPVDLLIRTGGEPHLSAGFMMWDIANTQFFFSEKYYPDFDESCLRDALTDYTSRGRRFGS; translated from the coding sequence ATGAATCTCAAAGCAACAAATACAATAGGAGAAAGTCAGTATCTTCCTCGTCACATGGTGATTATTCCTGATGGAAATAGACGTTGGGCAACGGAACGTGGTCTGGAACCGTGGGAAGGACACGAGGCCGGAGCAAAGAACACTGAAAGACTGATTCGCGAAGCCAAACGTCTTGGTATACAGGAGATGACGTTTTGGGGATCTTCTCTCGAGAATCTTGTGAAAAGGCCAGTACTGGAAAGCAAAGCGCTTCTCCGAATTTATGAGACATACTTCAAAGAATTGCTTGAGAGTGATGATATCCATAAAGATGAGGTAAAAATTCGTTTTATAGGACGGTGGGAAGAGCAGTTTCCTTCTTCTCTCAAGAAGATTCTCTACGAGTGTATCGATGCAACAAAAAACTATAACAAGCATTTTCTCAATTTTCTCCTTGCTTATAGTGGAGATGATGAGATGCTAAACGCAGTGAAAACTCTGAGTCAGTCGAAAGACACCGAGATAACGCGAGAATCTCTCAAGAATGCTTTGCTGACAAGGGATCTGCCACCAGTAGATCTGCTCATCCGTACAGGAGGAGAACCTCATCTTTCGGCAGGGTTTATGATGTGGGATATCGCGAATACCCAATTCTTTTTTTCGGAGAAATATTACCCAGATTTCGATGAATCCTGTCTACGGGATGCTCTGACTGACTACACGTCTCGTGGACGGCGGTTCGGGAGTTAG
- a CDS encoding polyprenyl synthetase family protein, translating to MQIENELKVFKERLDPKIGAYFDRAIETAEKEDVFITDALRYSRKFVLAGGKRLRAAFMYYGYIGAGGKDEEAILTTSMSIELVHAFLLVHDDIIDNDDTRHGIATIHRHYTDIGKSLFANKDTRHFGESISIVIGDILGAFGNDIIFSSSFPLEQKFRALSKLQEIVSFTAIGQMKDIYIEYMGKASEMEILSMYRNKTAKYTIEGPLYLGALLAGASKELLEGFSAYALPLGIAFQIQDDILGIFGDAKRLGKPIGSDISEGKITLLVSRALRDGTLDERKRITEILGLGEQLTERDCQEFQSLIESTGALQGTKELASAYIDESKQALKNIEALLNPRAYDFLSSVAEYMMKREY from the coding sequence ATGCAGATAGAGAATGAATTAAAGGTTTTCAAAGAACGTCTTGATCCGAAAATTGGGGCGTATTTTGACAGGGCTATCGAAACAGCGGAAAAAGAAGATGTTTTCATCACTGATGCCCTGCGATATTCTCGGAAATTCGTTTTGGCTGGTGGCAAGCGATTGCGAGCCGCTTTTATGTATTATGGATATATCGGAGCTGGAGGGAAAGATGAGGAGGCTATATTGACCACTTCGATGAGTATAGAGTTGGTACATGCATTCCTCCTTGTTCACGACGATATCATCGACAACGATGACACCCGACACGGCATAGCGACTATTCATCGTCACTACACCGATATCGGGAAATCACTGTTCGCAAACAAAGATACGCGACACTTTGGAGAATCTATTTCTATCGTTATTGGTGATATTCTCGGTGCCTTTGGAAATGATATAATCTTTTCTTCTTCTTTTCCTCTTGAACAGAAATTCCGTGCTCTTTCGAAATTGCAAGAAATCGTTTCTTTTACTGCCATCGGACAAATGAAAGATATCTATATAGAATATATGGGCAAGGCAAGTGAAATGGAAATCCTTTCGATGTATCGGAATAAAACAGCAAAGTATACTATCGAAGGGCCACTCTATCTCGGCGCTCTTCTCGCTGGAGCATCCAAAGAGCTTCTCGAAGGATTCTCAGCATACGCCCTTCCTCTCGGCATCGCGTTTCAGATTCAAGACGATATATTGGGGATATTCGGAGATGCGAAACGTCTCGGTAAGCCTATAGGATCAGATATCTCTGAAGGAAAAATCACCTTGCTCGTGTCTCGTGCTCTCCGTGATGGGACACTTGATGAACGAAAACGTATCACTGAGATACTCGGACTCGGAGAACAATTGACCGAAAGAGATTGTCAGGAATTCCAGTCCCTTATTGAATCCACAGGAGCACTCCAAGGAACGAAAGAGCTCGCTTCCGCGTATATCGATGAAAGCAAGCAAGCACTGAAGAATATAGAAGCATTGCTCAATCCTCGAGCGTACGACTTTCTTTCTTCAGTCGCTGAGTATATGATGAAACGTGAATATTAG
- a CDS encoding ribonuclease H-like domain-containing protein, with protein sequence MHTLIFDIETVGEDFDTLDETSQEALTRWIKRESENETEYAGALTDLKNGMGFSPLTGRIVAIGIYDSEREKSAVYFESSSVKVEESFEEGECKCTVMTEKEMLQRFWEIAGKYDTFVTFNGRQFDVPFLMVRSAIHGIRPTKNLLSNRYLNSQARGAHHIDLFDQLTFYGAMRKKGSLHLWCRAFDIESPKIQGVDGDDVKTLFENGRSSDIARYNARDVRATHELYKKYKDFLQF encoded by the coding sequence ATGCACACCCTCATTTTCGATATTGAAACCGTTGGAGAAGATTTTGACACGCTCGATGAGACGAGTCAGGAAGCACTCACTCGTTGGATCAAACGAGAATCAGAAAATGAGACTGAATATGCCGGAGCATTGACGGATCTGAAAAATGGTATGGGATTCTCACCTTTGACAGGGCGTATAGTTGCTATCGGTATTTATGATAGTGAGCGTGAAAAAAGTGCGGTATATTTTGAATCTTCATCAGTGAAGGTAGAAGAAAGTTTCGAAGAAGGAGAGTGCAAGTGTACCGTGATGACAGAAAAAGAAATGCTCCAGAGATTCTGGGAGATCGCTGGAAAGTACGATACGTTCGTCACATTCAATGGTCGACAGTTCGATGTGCCGTTCCTCATGGTGCGTTCTGCTATACACGGTATTCGTCCGACAAAAAATCTGCTCTCGAATCGGTATCTGAATTCTCAGGCGAGAGGAGCACATCATATAGACCTCTTTGATCAATTGACATTTTACGGCGCGATGAGAAAGAAGGGGAGCCTCCATCTCTGGTGTCGAGCTTTCGACATCGAGAGTCCGAAAATACAGGGAGTCGATGGTGATGATGTGAAAACACTGTTTGAAAATGGAAGATCATCAGACATCGCACGATATAACGCTCGCGATGTACGAGCGACGCATGAGCTCTACAAGAAATATAAAGACTTTTTGCAATTTTAG
- the pyrE gene encoding orotate phosphoribosyltransferase, whose amino-acid sequence MIESLIPSAEEFVSYALRIRALELVPEGRKLKSGRSSPYFFNSGLFNTGGTLSELAKAYAVNVYKDELKYGRPDVIFGPAYKGIPLVAAVAATLGNSIEYAFNRKEEKDHGEGGIVVGSTSLQGKKVLVVDDVMTTGTSSGEAVEIIRVNGGTPIGCVIAFDRQERSKDGNLSAVQEFEQNYGIPVRAAATLSDLIGVLQCYCDSYDPSDINNNAEPPFEALRKILAYREQYGVS is encoded by the coding sequence ATGATAGAATCTCTTATCCCATCCGCTGAAGAATTCGTTTCTTACGCGTTACGCATCAGGGCTCTGGAGTTGGTTCCGGAGGGGCGCAAACTGAAGAGTGGGCGGTCCTCGCCCTACTTCTTCAACTCTGGTTTGTTTAATACCGGAGGCACCCTCTCTGAACTTGCCAAAGCGTATGCTGTCAATGTCTATAAGGACGAACTCAAGTATGGTCGTCCGGATGTCATTTTCGGCCCAGCATATAAGGGCATTCCATTGGTCGCTGCCGTTGCGGCGACTCTCGGCAACAGTATTGAGTACGCCTTTAACCGCAAGGAAGAAAAAGACCATGGCGAAGGTGGTATTGTTGTCGGTAGCACATCGCTTCAAGGAAAAAAAGTCCTTGTCGTCGACGATGTCATGACGACGGGAACATCTTCTGGGGAAGCGGTCGAAATTATTCGTGTCAATGGTGGTACTCCTATCGGTTGTGTGATTGCATTCGATCGGCAGGAACGAAGTAAAGACGGTAATTTGTCGGCCGTGCAGGAATTTGAACAGAATTACGGCATTCCTGTTCGTGCTGCTGCGACACTCTCTGATCTCATTGGGGTTTTGCAGTGCTACTGTGATTCCTACGATCCAAGCGACATCAACAATAACGCAGAACCGCCATTTGAGGCACTCAGGAAGATACTTGCTTACCGGGAGCAGTACGGCGTCTCTTGA
- the pyrF gene encoding orotidine-5'-phosphate decarboxylase, producing MIAKKSVLCVGLDPQFQFMPLHLVDVVVAKHEKTWEALGHLYYDSNVAIIDAIEPFAVAVKPQLAFYTGSHFLSWAFEATIAYAHSKGLLVINDAKCTDGGETAKAYAGAHIGGIPFFDGEIKETSIRADAVTVGAGYIGEAGVLHFVNQIKTHGTGAFVVDKTSFAPNSAVEQLVTQSCFTVWEELAKLVSVWGEGTEGQNGYRNLGVVMGATFPEDAVKMRRILPKGLFLGPGYGGQGATANDCAALFNDDGFGAVINSSRGVTGAWAKGQFACDSKYFAQAAAKSAEFSRDDLNAGLKRAGKYPF from the coding sequence ATGATTGCGAAAAAAAGCGTACTTTGCGTCGGGCTCGATCCCCAGTTTCAATTCATGCCATTGCATCTTGTTGATGTCGTGGTTGCCAAACATGAGAAAACATGGGAGGCTCTTGGGCACTTGTACTATGATTCCAATGTGGCAATCATCGACGCCATTGAACCATTTGCTGTCGCCGTGAAACCGCAATTGGCTTTTTACACCGGCAGCCATTTTTTGTCTTGGGCATTCGAGGCGACTATCGCCTATGCTCACAGCAAGGGCCTTCTCGTCATCAACGATGCTAAGTGCACTGACGGCGGAGAAACAGCAAAGGCCTACGCGGGCGCACACATTGGTGGAATCCCATTTTTCGATGGGGAAATAAAAGAAACCTCAATTCGTGCTGATGCTGTGACTGTTGGCGCCGGGTACATTGGCGAAGCTGGCGTTCTGCATTTTGTGAATCAAATCAAGACTCATGGCACGGGCGCTTTTGTTGTCGACAAGACATCGTTTGCACCTAACTCTGCGGTTGAGCAATTGGTGACACAGAGTTGTTTTACCGTTTGGGAAGAGCTGGCCAAGCTCGTTAGTGTGTGGGGCGAAGGTACAGAGGGCCAGAACGGCTATCGCAATTTGGGCGTTGTCATGGGAGCGACTTTTCCTGAAGACGCAGTCAAAATGCGAAGAATTCTTCCGAAAGGACTGTTTCTTGGCCCGGGTTATGGTGGTCAGGGCGCTACGGCGAATGACTGCGCAGCGCTGTTCAACGACGATGGCTTTGGTGCTGTTATCAATTCATCACGTGGTGTGACCGGCGCTTGGGCAAAGGGGCAATTTGCTTGTGATTCGAAATATTTCGCACAAGCAGCTGCGAAGTCTGCCGAGTTTTCACGCGATGATCTGAACGCTGGTCTCAAACGGGCTGGCAAGTATCCATTTTGA
- the rpmG gene encoding 50S ribosomal protein L33, with product MKDTMVKLKCSLCSRITHYTKRNKKKVKEKLALSKYCRFCKKNTPHAESK from the coding sequence ATAAAAGATACCATGGTAAAACTGAAGTGTTCTCTGTGTAGTCGTATCACACATTACACCAAGCGCAATAAGAAAAAGGTGAAAGAAAAGCTTGCTCTTTCGAAATATTGTCGTTTTTGTAAGAAGAACACTCCTCACGCTGAGAGCAAATAA